The Raphanus sativus cultivar WK10039 chromosome 6, ASM80110v3, whole genome shotgun sequence sequence TCTCTAGCTTCTTTTGTCTGTTGTCTGTTCTGGTTTATGACCTGTGTTCTCTGGCTAGTGATTTTGTCTCAACTCTGTTTCGATTGGTTTCCTTTTACTCTCTTCAGTTTAGGTTATGTCTCCATGAGGGCTGTCTCTGGAGGTTTGGAACCTACCAGCTATTGTATTCCACATCTGAGTCCtactttttttgtcagcaacctGAGTCCTACTTTGTATCCTTCTTTGTTTTTCGAATGAAGTTGagtgttaaaaaagaaaagacaacgATAAATATGTCACATATTGTAATATAACAACCGTGCGTGTACAAGTTGCAGCGTTggcctatatatatataactcgtTGAGCAAATTGAACCATGCCAGAAATGCATGTGTTATGTGGTATTTTCTGCTAGTTAAGGTTTGATCAGATTAGATAATGTAACTTTTGGTGGTCAACTAGTAATTGTGTAACCTCTGCTATAAAAATGCACGTGTTATATATAGGCATGAAAGAAACATCTGATTTCAACGGCATATTATAAAAGCTACACATAAAAGAAGATTTGGAAATAAAGCATGTGCCAGACATACTGaatgagaaagaaagagatgttTTGTACTAATTCAGCCAGTATGAAGCAATCCTTTGCCATGCTTTGAGGCTTGCTCACTTCATGAAAACGAAATTACATTGATAAGCGATTATGTCTTACCTCGAATCATTAGTACACGACTTTTCATCTTATGAGTTGATCAAAATATTAACATAGATCTATTGAGAAAGTGATATGATCACTCGATATTTTTCAAGTGGGCAATGAACTTCTCTAATAAGAATGATAAAACACCATTATTTCATTTGGGCCCTTGCTGATCAGCTCTGAAGATTTCCATAATTGAAAACCTGAATTTGTGTACCAAACCAATATTGATAAACcaatctttatttatttatcatgaAGTGGTTTGGTTTCAGTTCCATTACATTATGTAAGATTACTAATTACATATAGCATCAAAGCCGACttagctcagtggtagagcgCGTGACTTTTAATCCCGTGGCCGTGGGTTCGATCCCCACAGTCGGCGTTTTTTTTTCCATTGACTTCTTTATTCATCTTAGCTCAGTGGTGTGACTTTTAATCCCCGTGGGTTCGATCCCCACAGTCGGCGTTTTTTTTTCCATTGttctattaaatatttatccTTTATCCTCCCGTCTTCTTCAACTATTCCTCGTTACGTTACAGTTGGATAAGGAAAACTGGATAACTAACTAACATATTTGATTCCAACCATAATTTTAGTATTAAATGATTAATTTAtgagtaaatttattttaaaaagtttttgcAAACGGATTAGTTGGCGACGAGACACGCCGAATAGACAAGACACATATAGCAGGATTAGGAAGATGTGTCTTCTaatgtttttttggtaaaaagtgTCTCCTAATGTTGCAACAGTGGTGGAGAAGTCTGTTACCTTCACTGTGTACAAGCCCCAGCTGATCGTGGAGGCACAGAAGGTCGGTGACGCTGTTGACTTTTACAAGgccgtgttttttttttttttttttttttgaacatttacAAGGCCGTGTTTGGTGCGGAGGAGACTGGACACTCTCTCTACCCTAAGCGTAAGGCTAACCAAGAGCTCCCTCACGTACTCTCTGCCGAGCTCAAGCTCGCTGGCATTACCGTCGTTGTTTCGGACGTCTCCGTTAACTCTGGCTCTACGTAAGCTCTCTCCACGCTTGCTTTTGGGTTTCAAGATCTGTATTATATTGTGTTTAAAAACCattttacaagtattattatgctttattattaaaacatatttttttatgttacaTGTTGTTACATAGTACGAACAAGGGGACTATGCCTGCAATCTTCGAAACTGATGACGTGGAAGCTGCCGTTGCGAAAGCCGTAGCCGCCAGAGCTGTCAAAGTGGAGGAGGAGGTTGAAGGTGAAGAAGGGGGAGGAGTAAAGGGAAAAGTGACGGATCCCTTCGGTTTCACATGGATCTTTGTTTCTTCGGCGAAGAAGTGTGAGAACGACAAAACTAAAGAGGTCTAAGTCCTTAGCATTGGTCCTTAATccatacatatatgtgtatataattgtttgttaaggactttacggaaaccgaaaccgaaagtttcttaattaaggaatttttggtttcggtttccgtaaagtccttagcaaacaattacatacgcatatataatatatacatatacatatatgtatattaagaaCTAATGTTAAGGACTTagcaataatgatgctctaactGTCGTCGGTTGTTGTCTGAACAAACTTTTATTATCTCtaatctgtttttgtttttagtttgtcTTTTTGTGGAATCTCCGGTATCAGTTAACCGGATCGATTAGCTAAATGACTTttgtttcaaatttaattttcacCCATTTTGACAATACTTTggtgaaagaaaacaaaaatttatctcGGATGTTGATGATTTATGCTTCTCATATCTTTTTTTTCGTGCAACATACTTCTCTTATTCCATATTCTCTGTAGATTTTCCCATTTATGTCTCATTTTAGTGGTTTTGTTTTAGAGATAGAAccgtttatttgattttttttttttgggcaacagaACCGTTTATTTGATATTAGAGATAAGAATGTAATTGCGAATAGTTAATGTTAGTCTCTGGTGTCAGTTTGTTGTCGGGTGTAGTAAAACCATAAGCCTCTAGGTCCgtgcttttttttcttcttttgcttaTTGGTCTATTTTACAAATTTCCTCTATTTTGGTCCTCTCAAAACTCAAATCCTTGTATGGCCTTTGGGCCTCGTAATTTGTGAAGTTTTCACtttgttttttatctttttaagcATTCCTTTGGGTTTTACATCAATAAACGCCATTGGTGAGAACTTTTATGAAATACATTAACACATAATTGTTAGACAAAGACAAAAGCACACACATAAAGCTTAACAAGTTGGAGCGTTGGGCATGTTACATTTGCTTGGGAGTCCAGCAGCGAGCGCCGGATCAATACCGTAATAACCGAGCAATGGAGAGTTCTTGTAGCCGCAAAGACAGCTGTAGTCAGCGTGTTTTAGATAGTCGCAGCAGAGCGTTGACGGGTTCGTCGGATTCTCCTTGCTCACCGCTGGTTTGCACTCATTCAACTCTGACTGGGTCATGCCACAGATATCAATCGCCACTGACCTCTCCGCTAAAATAGCCATCACCACCactatcatcatcaccatcactcCCACCTTCTTGCTCGCCATTTTATCCtcttttaattttgttgatGTTTTTGTGATGTGAAAGTGAATGTGCATTAGAAGGGTGTATATATAGTAAGTCTTGGAGAGACCCGTGAACTAGATTGTTGGATTATTCCAGTAGTCACGGGCTTTTGGAATATTTACTTCACTATTGGGATGGGGTATCTTACTGCAAATGGAAGAAGAAAATTCCCTACAgtatgaaactatacaataatTTTCATAATAGTATGTTTCTTGAAAAAGTTAACATTCTTTAGCATCAGATATTTAATGGGCCTATTTTGAGCCCATTTACAAGATATGTTTATTTTTCCTCTTGGGGTTTACCTCATATCCTCGTGGGCTTTCTAAAATTTACTAGTTCCGTAAATAATCGGAAGAGAcaccaaaaataaatactaGTAAGCTACCTTTTCCACTCAATTGTCAATCacaaagcaaataaaaacaTCAGTTGGTATATAATAGGACAAAATGTGGAAGGAATGAAGAGAATATATCATATTAgatgctttcttttttttttttgaatatatgttaaatttattcaaaagaaaaactacttttttacatcaagtgcaactgttttttttgagaaaaatagaACTTAATTGTAACCCAAGTCTCTTATCTTTTTTACATATTAGATGCTTTCTCATCAGCCTTTTTACCCCATCGACTCCAGACGTTTGgattctttttgtttaaaaaagcTAAAAAGTTTACTGCACATTTCGAACTTGCTCACAAAGGtggaaacaaaaatttaaaagtaagacgttgaagaagaagaagaagaaaacagaagaTAGCCTTTGACAATTTTCTTAAGAGCATGTAGAGTTGCAGACGTAGCCTTTCACTTCATTCTCTCTTTGGGGAGTGTGGAGAGAATCCAGATCTCTAGATTCTCAGTTTTCTTTACTCTTCGGTGTTCTTAAACAATACTATATTcctttatttttgaattttaatccTTAGTCATATTCTACAATGTTTCTGTTGGTAAAAGTCATATTATACCATGACGATTCTGTTGTCTAGGAATCGTTTTTTTCAATggttaactgatttttttatcAATGCTTAACTGGTTTTAATATAATGTATCTATCCTTAATAGTTGATATCTTCCTAACATCTCGTCTTGCTCAGATTTGATGGGTTCATAGATGTAGTTAGAttgatatataataaatatatataggaTTAGTCCATACTGGTAGACTATAAATGGATTTTATGTTGCATTGAGAAGTACAATAGTATGGTGTGTTGACCAGAACTAGCTGTGACTTGTGTAGAGCCTAATTAGCTGTGACAAGTGTAAAACCTAATACATCGCCATGTCGCATTAGCTCATTGCAAATAACCATATATACAA is a genomic window containing:
- the LOC108807919 gene encoding uncharacterized protein At5g48480-like encodes the protein MLQQWWRSRVFFFFFFLNIYKAVFGAEETGHSLYPKRKANQELPHVLSAELKLAGITVVVSDVSVNSGSTTNKGTMPAIFETDDVEAAVAKAVAARAVKVEEEVEGEEGGGVKGKVTDPFGFTWIFVSSAKKCENDKTKEV
- the LOC108808883 gene encoding putative lipid-transfer protein DIR1, translated to MASKKVGVMVMMIVVVMAILAERSVAIDICGMTQSELNECKPAVSKENPTNPSTLCCDYLKHADYSCLCGYKNSPLLGYYGIDPALAAGLPSKCNMPNAPTC